A portion of the Megalobrama amblycephala isolate DHTTF-2021 linkage group LG23, ASM1881202v1, whole genome shotgun sequence genome contains these proteins:
- the si:ch211-126c2.4 gene encoding chitinase-like protein PB1E7.04c isoform X1, whose product MESFLRRKLAQAGGSTLQKPISSYQAIKLPDLCNSFYSIADEPFPQVSGFLDDTVGPSFLSNEAGTVLNSPACTPLENQTKNKDDSVFNHSLGAPCQLADGSMSTRSLQNEKDISATADKADGHCNDPTVSTASLEKSDFMSAELKNSTFNVSQDLKERSDTGGNTTVDLHNIREKNSTFESQESKERPDPNSTVDIDVPSIKAESGNTTVDVVQSHDLKESPDNGVNATVDIPNIDSTHSKANSSDDNSAPLNTTTEKLEGTIDIQPQEKTNGSLNSSEDGKIKNTEEANLKVNVTVDVVEQMASAPHQPSAEIEQSSSDILKPSETVFTKHNTTTDLTPPDVPVLKDTTVEIKPPSTEIADQVNGASNAVEITKPVSNSRETEVEISTSAFVCSLDAPNDAPELKAEEHHKTTERPGLAEVESVPSSDISRNSIFCLDDTLDLKTSFMVTSTPIIFGKESRFEILRDAKPTPMRKRLSVINSIEAQSNDELVGVSNHNGTDAVQVTESSGQKVSANCTSSHSTSEPANENKPPTKLPIKRQLPQLSSKLSYPKSSLPPRPQSSMSSSVVVKPKTIQGPQAPHHPDISSTTVLGKRNTVQANKGKNIAPVRNTASASTVKTSMVSSVTGYNFTAVAKPSSSGGIPQVKQSGLKPPTHKRMALKTPQTTRSSVETIQTQSCNKPTTALPGMRTRNSLLSSVGQKHLNNDGLPSAKRKRIAHAALSTVESDALHPAEGAHESGCADCLQHQEKLERILQELMGLRSECTNWGPLHEKLEMCVREMKRI is encoded by the exons ATGGAGAGCTTTCTAAGGCGAAAGCTTGCCCAGGCCGGTGGATCGACTCTTCAGAAACCCATTTCTTCTTACCAGGCTATCAAACTGCCAGATCTGTGTAATAGTTTCTATTCAATTGCAGATGAACCTTTTCCCCAAGTGTCTGGATTTCTGGATGACACTGTCGGCCCGTCGTTTCTTTCAAATGAAGCTGGAACTGTGTTGAATTCCCCTGCTTGCACACCATTAGaaaatcaaaccaaaaataaggaTGATTCTGTTTTTAATCACTCTCTTGGAGCGCCCTGTCAGTTGGCTGATGGAAGCATGTCTACTAGATCACTACAGAATGAGAAAGACATTAGTGCAACAGCAGATAAAGCAGATGGACACTGCAATGATCCCACGGTATCCACTGCATCTTTAGAGAAATCTGATTTCATGAGTGCAGAATTGAAAAACAGCACTTTTAATGTGAGTCAAGACTTGAAAGAACGGTCTGACACTGGTGGTAATACGACTGTTGATCTACACAACATCAGGGAGAAGAACAGCACTTTTGAGTCTCAAGAATCAAAGGAGAGGCCTGACCCTAATTCAACAGTGGACATTGATGTCCCCAGTATAAAGGCTGAGTCAGGAAATACCACTGTTGATGTGGTCCAGTCACATGACCTTAAAGAGAGTCCCGACAACGGGGTTAATGCAACTGTGGATATTCCTAATATAGACAGCACACATTCTAAAGCCAATTCATCTGATGATAACAGTGCACCCTTAAACACTACTACAGAAAAGCTTGAAGGAACTATAGACATTCAGCcacaagaaaaaacaaatggtaGTCTTAACTCGTCTGAGGatggtaaaataaaaaacacagaaGAAGCTAATTTAAAAGTCAATGTAACAGTTGATGTTGTGGAGCAAATGGCCAGTGCTCCTCATCAACCCTCTGCTGAGATTGAACAATCGAGCTCAGATATTTTAAAGCCATCTGAGACAGTGTTTACTAAACATAATACAACCACTGATCTTACTCCGCCAGACGTTCCAGTTTTGAAGGACACCACTGTAGAAATAAAGCCCCCAAGCACAGAAATAGCTGACCAGGTTAACGGTGCTTCTAATGCAGTGGAAATCACTAAACCTGTCTCTAACAGCAGAGAAACAGAAGTTGAGATAAGCACCTCAGCTTTTGTTTGCTCTTTAGACGCTCCCAATGATGCTCCTGAGCTCAAAGCAGAGGAGCATCACAAAACAACAGAGAGACCTGGATTGGCTGAAGTTGAGTCCGTTCCCTCCTCTGATATCAGCAGAAACAGTATTTTTTGTTTGGATGATACCCTGGACTTGAAGACGAGCTTCATGGTTACCTCCACACCTATCATTTTTGGCAAAGAATCCAGATTTGAGATACTGAGAGATGCTAAGCCCACACCGATGAGAAAAAGACTGTCTGTGATCAACAGTATTGAGGCCCAATCGAATGATGAGCTTGTTGGTGTGAGTAATCACAATGGAACTGATGCTGTGCAGGTGACTGAGAGCTCAGGTCAGAAGGTCTCGGCGAACTGCACTTCAAGTCACAGTACATCAGAACCAGCAAATGAGAACAAGCCTCCCACAAAACTTCCAATCAAAAGACAGCTTCCTCAACTTTCCTCTAAGCTCAGTTATCCCAAATCTAGTCTTCCACCAAGGCCACAGTCATCCATGAGCTCATCAGTAGTGGTCAAACCAAAGACTATTCAGGGGCCACAGGCCCCGCATCATCCTGACATATCATCCACCACCGTGCTCGGCAAGAGGAATACAGTACAGGCGAACAAGGGGAAGAACATCGCACCTGTCAGGAACACAGCGTCAGCTAGCACTGTTAAG accTCTATGGTTTCTTCTGTCACTGGATATAACTTCACTGCTG TTGCAAAGCCTTCAAGCTCTGGTGGTATACCCCAAGTGAAACAATCAGGACTAAAGCCCCCAACCCATAAAAGGATGGCTCTTAAGACACCACAGACTACACGATCCTCTGTAGAAACCATTCAGACTCAGTCCTGTAATAAACCAACAACAGCATTACCAG GTATGAGGACGAGGAATTCACTGCTTTCCAGTGTGGGCCAAAAGCACTTGAACAATGATGGTTTGCCTTCGGCAAAGAGAAAAAGAATTG CACATGCTGCGCTGTCTACGGTCGAGAGTGATGCTTTGCATCCAGCTGAAGGAGCACATGAATCAG GCTGTGCTGATTGTTTGCAACATCAAGAAAAACTTGAGAGGATCCTTCAAGAACTAATGGGTTTGCGTTCAG AGTGTACAAACTGGGGACCATTGCACGAAAAACTAGAGATGTGTGTAAGAGAAATGAAGAGAATTTAA
- the foxo4 gene encoding forkhead box protein O4, which yields MEEENVPPIDPDFEPQSRPRSCTWPLPRPDISAVKAGGPDGSESAAGTPPAEDDKHEPQPIISEPEKVALSEGGVVAGVGGATPRKGTSRRNAWGNQSYADLISQAIENSPEKRLTLAQIYDWMVKTVPYFKDKGDSNSSAGWKNSIRHNLSLHNKFLRVHNESTGKSSWWMLNPEGGKTGKAPRRRAASMDNSSKLLKSRMRAKQTKKQAGATGIGGSGGALQGEGASGPSGADSPGPPGQFGKWGVNSSSPSSRGNLDDPDMWTSFRPRTSSNASTLSGRLSPIATGQEDEDDLPEDGLLGGYSTGNLPPTLTETLMEELDLIDGLTLMTGPQGGASPSTAPPAPPQPLPSASTLLPRGSSFSSFRQLQPTKASQGSTPPGPQSSVQPSAGSSTSPSSFGNSLFSPLPGPGHSGFSTRVPSSLEALLTSDSPPPSDVMMTQMDPLMPSQGGGSLLGLAGSMSSSQAKAGQMMLSKGIDTSTVGQMSLQTQTQLQHSQMGYGMMHSSMNQEPPQLATVKTQHQVPGAGLLQHGALPSPGGNGGLQGLGQFATAPCFIPSQDRLPTDLDIEMFTENLDCDVEYIINSDLMDGDLVDFNFDPIIQGGQGYPGPATTQSSSHNWVPS from the exons ATGGAGGAAGAGAACGTACCCCCGATTGACCCAGATTTTGAGCCGCAGAGCAGACCGAGGTCATGTACATGGCCGTTGCCTAGACCCGACATCTCAGCTGTCAAAGCAGGGGGCCCAGACGGATCAGAGTCTGCTGCTGGAACTCCGCCCGCCGAAGATGATAAACACGAGCCTCAGCCAATCATATCCGAGCCTGAGAAAGTAGCGCTCTCGGAGGGCGGGGTCGTCGCTGGAGTGGGCGGGGCCACACCTCGAAAAGGCACTTCCCGGCGTAATGCCTGGGGTAATCAGTCCTACGCAGATCTGATCAGCCAGGCGATTGAAAACTCTCCAGAAAAACGACTTACTCTGGCGCAGATCTATGATTGGATGGTAAAAACGGTGCCGTATTTTAAGGACAAAGGAGACAGTAACAGTTCTGCTGGGTGGAAG AACTCCATTCGCCACAATTTATCGCTCCACAACAAGTTCCTGCGAGTGCACAATGAGTCCACAGGAAAGAGCTCTTGGTGGATGCTCAACCCTGAGGGTGGCAAGACCGGCAAAGCCCCTCGCCGCCGCGCCGCCTCCATGGACAACAGCAGCAAACTGCTTAAAAGTCGTATGCGAGCAAAACAGACTAAAAAGCAAGCCGGAGCAACTGGGATTGGAGGCTCTGGAGGTGCCCTGCAGGGTGAGGGTGCTTCCGGCCCCAGCGGTGCAGACAGTCCCGGTCCTCCGGGTCAGTTTGGAAAGTGGGGAGTGAACAGCAGCAGCCCTTCCTCTCGTGGCAACCTGGATGACCCTGACATGTGGACGAGTTTCAGGCCACGCACAAGCTCCAATGCCAGCACACTGAGCGGTAGGCTTTCTCCCATTGCCACGGGGCAGGAGGATGAGGATGACCTACCTGAGGACGGCCTTCTTGGTGGCTATTCTACAGGGAATCTTCCCCCAACACTAACTGAGACCCTCATGGAAGAACTGGATTTGATCGACGGGCTCACTTTAATGACGGGTCCGCAAGGGGGTGCGAGCCCAAGCACAGCTCCCCCTGCCCCGCCTCAACCGCTGCCTTCTGCATCCACTCTGCTGCCTCGAGGGTCCAGCTTTTCCTCCTTTAGGCAGCTGCAGCCAACGAAGGCTTCACAGGGATCCACTCCACCAGGTCCGCAGAGCTCGGTTCAACCCAGCGCCGGATCCAGCACAAGCCCTTCAAGCTTCGGAAACTCCCTCTTCAGCCCTCTGCCTGGTCCTGGTCACAGTGGTTTCAGTACTCGTGTGCCCTCCAGCCTCGAAGCTCTCCTGACCTCCGATTCGCCCCCACCCAGCGATGTCATGATGACCCAGATGGATCCTCTCATGCCGAGCCAAGGAGGTGGCAGCCTTTTGGGGCTTGCGGGATCTATGTCCAGCAGCCAAGCTAAAGCAGGTCAGATGATGTTGAGCAAAGGCATTGACACAAGCACGGTGGGGCAGATGAGCCTCCAAACTCAAACCCAACTCCAGCACTCACAGATGGGCTATGGAATGATGCACTCATCCATGAACCAGGAACCGCCTCAGCTCGCAACAGTAAAGACCCAGCATCAGGTGCCAGGCGCTGGGCTTCTGCAGCATGGAGCGCTCCCCTCACCCGGTGGGAACGGAGGCCTGCAAGGTCTAGGCCAGTTTGCGACAGCGCCCTGCTTCATACCCTCCCAGGACCGCCTGCCTACAGACTTGGATATTGAGATGTTCACTGAAAACCTGGACTGTGATGTGGAATATATTATCAACAGTGATCTTATGGATGGAGACTTGGTTGACTTCAACTTTGACCCCATCATACAGGGTGGACAGGGCTATCCTGGGCCAGCGACCACACAGAGCTCCTCCCATAACTGGGTGCCCAGCTAA
- the si:ch211-126c2.4 gene encoding chitinase-like protein PB1E7.04c isoform X2, with protein sequence MESFLRRKLAQAGGSTLQKPISSYQAIKLPDLCNSFYSIADEPFPQVSGFLDDTVGPSFLSNEAGTVLNSPACTPLENQTKNKDDSVFNHSLGAPCQLADGSMSTRSLQNEKDISATADKADGHCNDPTVSTASLEKSDFMSAELKNSTFNVSQDLKERSDTGGNTTVDLHNIREKNSTFESQESKERPDPNSTVDIDVPSIKAESGNTTVDVVQSHDLKESPDNGVNATVDIPNIDSTHSKANSSDDNSAPLNTTTEKLEGTIDIQPQEKTNGSLNSSEDGKIKNTEEANLKVNVTVDVVEQMASAPHQPSAEIEQSSSDILKPSETVFTKHNTTTDLTPPDVPVLKDTTVEIKPPSTEIADQVNGASNAVEITKPVSNSRETEVEISTSAFVCSLDAPNDAPELKAEEHHKTTERPGLAEVESVPSSDISRNSIFCLDDTLDLKTSFMVTSTPIIFGKESRFEILRDAKPTPMRKRLSVINSIEAQSNDELVGVSNHNGTDAVQVTESSGQKVSANCTSSHSTSEPANENKPPTKLPIKRQLPQLSSKLSYPKSSLPPRPQSSMSSSVVVKPKTIQGPQAPHHPDISSTTVLGKRNTVQANKGKNIAPVRNTASASTVKTSMVSSVTGYNFTAVAKPSSSGGIPQVKQSGLKPPTHKRMALKTPQTTRSSVETIQTQSCNKPTTALPAHAALSTVESDALHPAEGAHESGCADCLQHQEKLERILQELMGLRSECTNWGPLHEKLEMCVREMKRI encoded by the exons ATGGAGAGCTTTCTAAGGCGAAAGCTTGCCCAGGCCGGTGGATCGACTCTTCAGAAACCCATTTCTTCTTACCAGGCTATCAAACTGCCAGATCTGTGTAATAGTTTCTATTCAATTGCAGATGAACCTTTTCCCCAAGTGTCTGGATTTCTGGATGACACTGTCGGCCCGTCGTTTCTTTCAAATGAAGCTGGAACTGTGTTGAATTCCCCTGCTTGCACACCATTAGaaaatcaaaccaaaaataaggaTGATTCTGTTTTTAATCACTCTCTTGGAGCGCCCTGTCAGTTGGCTGATGGAAGCATGTCTACTAGATCACTACAGAATGAGAAAGACATTAGTGCAACAGCAGATAAAGCAGATGGACACTGCAATGATCCCACGGTATCCACTGCATCTTTAGAGAAATCTGATTTCATGAGTGCAGAATTGAAAAACAGCACTTTTAATGTGAGTCAAGACTTGAAAGAACGGTCTGACACTGGTGGTAATACGACTGTTGATCTACACAACATCAGGGAGAAGAACAGCACTTTTGAGTCTCAAGAATCAAAGGAGAGGCCTGACCCTAATTCAACAGTGGACATTGATGTCCCCAGTATAAAGGCTGAGTCAGGAAATACCACTGTTGATGTGGTCCAGTCACATGACCTTAAAGAGAGTCCCGACAACGGGGTTAATGCAACTGTGGATATTCCTAATATAGACAGCACACATTCTAAAGCCAATTCATCTGATGATAACAGTGCACCCTTAAACACTACTACAGAAAAGCTTGAAGGAACTATAGACATTCAGCcacaagaaaaaacaaatggtaGTCTTAACTCGTCTGAGGatggtaaaataaaaaacacagaaGAAGCTAATTTAAAAGTCAATGTAACAGTTGATGTTGTGGAGCAAATGGCCAGTGCTCCTCATCAACCCTCTGCTGAGATTGAACAATCGAGCTCAGATATTTTAAAGCCATCTGAGACAGTGTTTACTAAACATAATACAACCACTGATCTTACTCCGCCAGACGTTCCAGTTTTGAAGGACACCACTGTAGAAATAAAGCCCCCAAGCACAGAAATAGCTGACCAGGTTAACGGTGCTTCTAATGCAGTGGAAATCACTAAACCTGTCTCTAACAGCAGAGAAACAGAAGTTGAGATAAGCACCTCAGCTTTTGTTTGCTCTTTAGACGCTCCCAATGATGCTCCTGAGCTCAAAGCAGAGGAGCATCACAAAACAACAGAGAGACCTGGATTGGCTGAAGTTGAGTCCGTTCCCTCCTCTGATATCAGCAGAAACAGTATTTTTTGTTTGGATGATACCCTGGACTTGAAGACGAGCTTCATGGTTACCTCCACACCTATCATTTTTGGCAAAGAATCCAGATTTGAGATACTGAGAGATGCTAAGCCCACACCGATGAGAAAAAGACTGTCTGTGATCAACAGTATTGAGGCCCAATCGAATGATGAGCTTGTTGGTGTGAGTAATCACAATGGAACTGATGCTGTGCAGGTGACTGAGAGCTCAGGTCAGAAGGTCTCGGCGAACTGCACTTCAAGTCACAGTACATCAGAACCAGCAAATGAGAACAAGCCTCCCACAAAACTTCCAATCAAAAGACAGCTTCCTCAACTTTCCTCTAAGCTCAGTTATCCCAAATCTAGTCTTCCACCAAGGCCACAGTCATCCATGAGCTCATCAGTAGTGGTCAAACCAAAGACTATTCAGGGGCCACAGGCCCCGCATCATCCTGACATATCATCCACCACCGTGCTCGGCAAGAGGAATACAGTACAGGCGAACAAGGGGAAGAACATCGCACCTGTCAGGAACACAGCGTCAGCTAGCACTGTTAAG accTCTATGGTTTCTTCTGTCACTGGATATAACTTCACTGCTG TTGCAAAGCCTTCAAGCTCTGGTGGTATACCCCAAGTGAAACAATCAGGACTAAAGCCCCCAACCCATAAAAGGATGGCTCTTAAGACACCACAGACTACACGATCCTCTGTAGAAACCATTCAGACTCAGTCCTGTAATAAACCAACAACAGCATTACCAG CACATGCTGCGCTGTCTACGGTCGAGAGTGATGCTTTGCATCCAGCTGAAGGAGCACATGAATCAG GCTGTGCTGATTGTTTGCAACATCAAGAAAAACTTGAGAGGATCCTTCAAGAACTAATGGGTTTGCGTTCAG AGTGTACAAACTGGGGACCATTGCACGAAAAACTAGAGATGTGTGTAAGAGAAATGAAGAGAATTTAA